A portion of the Granulosicoccus antarcticus IMCC3135 genome contains these proteins:
- a CDS encoding vWA domain-containing protein: MNESLAIDLRIRVHDFVRYLRANKLVVDPGTLLEIQSLAASGYATSRTQFRNTTRACACRSPRDWQRFDTLFETFWQAVGESLDVDGEKPDTQSEPKLDGASTGRQRLVGLAGTSEKQQQQEEVYGAGDFKALSLADFRFVFDARQMRKIEHLVEQVARRARRRVSRREYIASRGASVDLRKSSRLSLRYGGRPVELRYRRKKPRLRRFVLLLDISQSMDVYARLFMRFARILMCVFQRSDAYVFNTELSELGRGHARLSEADFERTLNRLGKGWLGGTRIAGSLESFNEQHLMRCVDTRTTVLIFSDGCDTDTPLQLAEQVEKIQRRAGKLVWVNPLLGRFEPGEADKYMDPVVPYVDRYCSAHNLETLIELERELLA; this comes from the coding sequence GTGAACGAGTCGCTCGCTATCGATCTGCGTATTCGCGTGCACGATTTTGTCAGATACCTCAGGGCCAACAAGCTGGTCGTTGACCCCGGCACACTGCTTGAAATCCAGAGTCTGGCTGCCTCCGGATACGCGACATCCCGCACGCAATTTCGAAACACGACACGGGCTTGTGCCTGTCGCAGCCCGCGTGACTGGCAGCGATTCGATACCCTGTTTGAGACTTTCTGGCAGGCTGTGGGTGAGTCTCTGGATGTCGACGGTGAAAAGCCGGATACGCAGTCTGAGCCTAAGCTGGATGGTGCTAGCACGGGGCGGCAACGTCTGGTAGGGCTGGCAGGCACCTCGGAAAAGCAACAGCAGCAGGAGGAGGTCTATGGTGCTGGCGATTTCAAGGCATTGTCGCTGGCCGATTTCCGGTTTGTTTTCGATGCACGTCAGATGCGCAAAATCGAGCACCTGGTGGAGCAGGTGGCAAGGCGTGCCAGGCGACGAGTTTCTCGGCGCGAATACATCGCAAGCCGAGGTGCCAGTGTCGACTTGCGCAAGTCCAGTCGCTTATCGCTACGCTATGGAGGGCGTCCGGTAGAACTGCGCTATCGGCGCAAGAAGCCCAGGTTGCGACGCTTTGTTCTGTTACTCGATATCAGTCAGTCAATGGATGTTTATGCGCGCCTGTTCATGCGCTTTGCCAGAATTCTGATGTGTGTTTTCCAGCGATCCGATGCCTATGTGTTCAACACCGAGTTGAGTGAGTTGGGCCGCGGCCATGCGCGTTTGAGTGAAGCCGATTTCGAACGCACACTCAATCGTCTGGGCAAGGGCTGGCTGGGTGGAACGCGGATAGCAGGCTCACTGGAAAGTTTCAATGAGCAGCATCTCATGCGCTGCGTCGACACCAGGACGACGGTTCTGATTTTCAGTGATGGTTGCGATACGGACACACCTTTGCAACTGGCTGAACAAGTGGAAAAAATACAGCGGCGAGCTGGCAAGCTTGTCTGGGTCAATCCCTTGCTCGGACGATTCGAGCCGGGTGAGGCTGACAAGTACATGGATCCGGTAGTACCTTATGTGGATCGTTACTGCAGTGCTCATAACCTTGAGACCTTGATCGAGCTTGAGCGAGAGCTGCTGGCCTGA
- a CDS encoding AAA family ATPase, which produces MVLELGGAFKGLGYVADDALVAALELAQALGKPLLIEGEAGVGKTEVAKCLSQTVGASLIRLQCYEGLDAQHALYDWDYQRQLLAIQMAGSADPTLLKQTLYSDDFLIKRPLLSAISSTTPVVLLIDEIDRADEEFEALLLEVLSDFQISIPELGTFTAQRRPQVILTSNGVRELSDALRRRCLYHYLDYPDEQRELAIVRARLPDIDSHLARQLVSVVQRLRGAAMRKAPGVAETLDWAASLMQMGIVDLQDSVEQVQQSLSALIKTREDLLLVKRDNAALIFASRPGQP; this is translated from the coding sequence GTGGTGTTGGAATTGGGTGGTGCGTTCAAGGGGTTGGGGTATGTGGCGGATGATGCGTTGGTGGCGGCGCTGGAGCTGGCGCAGGCGCTGGGTAAACCGTTATTGATTGAGGGGGAGGCCGGGGTCGGCAAGACGGAGGTGGCAAAGTGTCTGTCGCAGACCGTGGGTGCCTCGCTCATTCGCCTGCAATGTTATGAGGGGCTGGATGCGCAGCATGCCTTGTATGACTGGGACTATCAGCGTCAGCTACTGGCCATCCAGATGGCCGGCAGTGCCGATCCGACGCTCTTGAAGCAGACGCTTTACAGTGATGACTTTCTGATAAAGCGCCCCTTGCTCAGTGCGATTTCAAGCACGACGCCGGTGGTGTTGCTGATCGATGAAATTGATCGCGCTGATGAGGAGTTCGAGGCTTTACTGCTGGAGGTGCTGTCGGATTTTCAGATCAGCATTCCGGAGCTGGGCACCTTCACGGCGCAGAGGCGGCCACAGGTCATTCTGACATCCAACGGTGTGCGCGAACTCAGTGATGCCTTGCGCCGTCGCTGCCTGTATCACTACCTGGATTATCCGGATGAACAACGCGAACTGGCTATTGTGCGAGCCCGCCTGCCGGACATCGATTCGCATCTGGCGCGGCAGCTGGTGAGCGTTGTTCAGCGCCTGCGAGGTGCGGCCATGCGCAAGGCACCGGGCGTGGCGGAGACTCTGGATTGGGCGGCCTCGCTCATGCAGATGGGCATTGTCGATTTGCAGGATTCAGTCGAGCAGGTTCAACAAAGTCTGTCCGCTTTGATCAAGACGCGTGAGGATCTGCTTCTGGTCAAAAGGGACAATGCTGCATTGATATTCGCCTCTCGACCCGGGCAACCGTGA
- a CDS encoding M20/M25/M40 family metallo-hydrolase, with amino-acid sequence MSDVERVLQQVDDELPKALERLFELLSIDSISTDPAYKDSCVKAADWLVEDLRSIGFETQRHATPGHPMVVGHQTGANDKGPHLLFYGHYDVQPVDPLELWNKPPFEPAIEDTEKGQVIRARGAADDKGQLMTFVEACRAWKQVTGSLPTQVSLFFEGEEESGSPSLIPFMEANKSMLTADLALVCDTGMWDSETPTISTMLRGMVGEEITITGPSLDLHSGMYGGPAINPIRVLTRILSDLHDDEGRITLPGFYEGVPEITAELREQWASLSQDGNEFLESVGLSTPAGEKDFSVLEQIWARPTCDVNGISGGYTGAGFKTVLPSKAMAKVSFRLVGDQDPVKIQQSLYDFIEARLPPDCTATYLTKDGSKATVMPVDAPAFRQAHKALSDEWQKEAVYAGCGGSIPVVGHIKQILGMDSLLIGFMLDDDAIHSPNEKYSLNSYHKGIRSWVRILDALSQDEAAT; translated from the coding sequence ATGAGTGATGTTGAGCGTGTGTTGCAGCAGGTGGATGATGAGTTGCCGAAGGCTTTGGAGCGACTGTTCGAGCTGTTGAGTATTGACAGCATTTCGACAGACCCGGCTTACAAGGATTCTTGTGTGAAGGCAGCAGATTGGCTGGTGGAGGATCTGCGCAGCATCGGCTTCGAGACTCAGCGCCATGCTACGCCCGGACACCCCATGGTGGTAGGGCATCAGACAGGCGCCAATGACAAAGGTCCACACCTGTTGTTCTATGGTCATTACGATGTTCAGCCGGTAGACCCGCTGGAGCTGTGGAACAAGCCCCCGTTCGAACCCGCCATTGAGGACACAGAAAAAGGTCAGGTTATCCGGGCACGAGGTGCGGCTGATGACAAAGGTCAGCTGATGACTTTCGTGGAGGCGTGTCGCGCCTGGAAACAGGTGACCGGTTCCTTGCCAACTCAGGTCAGTCTGTTTTTTGAAGGTGAAGAGGAAAGTGGTTCACCGTCGCTGATACCGTTCATGGAAGCCAACAAATCGATGCTCACCGCCGATCTGGCGCTGGTCTGCGACACCGGCATGTGGGACAGCGAAACACCAACGATATCCACCATGCTGCGTGGCATGGTTGGCGAGGAAATCACCATCACCGGTCCTTCACTGGATCTGCATTCCGGTATGTACGGTGGCCCCGCCATAAACCCTATCCGCGTGCTGACCCGCATATTGTCTGACCTGCATGACGATGAAGGCCGTATCACGTTGCCCGGTTTCTATGAGGGGGTCCCTGAAATTACTGCCGAACTGCGTGAACAGTGGGCATCGCTGAGTCAGGACGGTAACGAGTTTCTGGAATCGGTGGGTTTGTCGACACCTGCTGGCGAGAAGGATTTTTCTGTTCTTGAACAGATCTGGGCGCGTCCGACCTGTGACGTCAATGGCATCAGCGGCGGCTATACCGGCGCAGGTTTTAAAACCGTATTGCCATCAAAAGCCATGGCGAAAGTCAGTTTTCGCCTGGTTGGTGATCAGGACCCGGTCAAGATTCAGCAGTCGCTGTACGACTTCATTGAAGCGCGTCTGCCGCCCGACTGTACGGCCACTTACCTGACCAAGGATGGCTCTAAAGCCACAGTCATGCCCGTGGATGCACCCGCCTTCCGACAAGCTCACAAAGCACTGAGCGATGAGTGGCAAAAAGAGGCCGTCTATGCAGGCTGCGGCGGCTCCATTCCGGTGGTCGGGCATATCAAGCAGATTCTGGGCATGGATAGCCTGTTGATCGGCTTCATGCTTGATGATGATGCCATCCACTCACCCAATGAGAAATACTCACTCAATAGTTATCACAAGGGCATTCGCAGCTGGGTACGAATCCTGGATGCACTGTCGCAGGATGAAGCAGCCACCTGA
- a CDS encoding fructosamine kinase family protein, with translation MWRQTVEEKLKVTLGQWQPLGGGDFAQSWRAVVMEAELSSALKPGESVFIKTHANPPPRHFTTEAWGLAWLQEVKVLAVPAVLAVSDEPPFLALQWIEEGSRIASTEAELGRALACLHQAPCSHFGRLDERSTGSLGLPNASGKSWSQFYGSQRLLPLARIAAERNALRRSTVQQIETLASRLDEYGDAELQPSRLHGDLWAGNRLVDSDGCSWLIDPASHGGHREFELAMMRLFGGFGEECFHAYQEQFPLADGWQERVSLHQLAPLIVHAIKFGQAYTGPTEEALNRYV, from the coding sequence ATGTGGCGACAAACAGTCGAGGAAAAGCTGAAGGTCACGCTGGGGCAGTGGCAGCCGTTGGGCGGTGGCGACTTTGCGCAGAGCTGGCGTGCTGTTGTGATGGAGGCTGAGTTGTCGTCAGCGTTGAAACCGGGGGAATCGGTTTTCATCAAGACCCACGCCAATCCGCCACCGCGTCATTTCACCACGGAAGCCTGGGGGCTGGCCTGGTTGCAGGAAGTGAAGGTATTGGCTGTGCCTGCGGTGTTGGCTGTGAGTGATGAACCTCCTTTTCTGGCGCTGCAATGGATCGAAGAGGGTTCGCGCATTGCGAGTACTGAAGCAGAATTGGGGCGTGCACTGGCCTGTTTGCATCAGGCACCTTGTTCGCATTTCGGCAGGCTGGATGAGCGCAGTACGGGTAGTCTGGGTCTGCCGAATGCATCGGGAAAATCCTGGTCGCAGTTCTATGGTTCGCAACGATTGTTGCCGTTGGCGCGCATCGCGGCTGAGCGTAATGCCTTGCGGCGTTCCACTGTTCAACAGATCGAGACACTCGCCAGTCGCCTTGACGAATACGGGGACGCGGAATTACAGCCATCCCGTCTACACGGAGACTTGTGGGCAGGCAATCGGCTGGTGGATTCGGATGGTTGTAGCTGGTTGATCGATCCGGCCAGTCATGGTGGGCACCGTGAGTTTGAGCTGGCCATGATGCGATTGTTCGGTGGTTTTGGCGAAGAGTGTTTTCACGCTTATCAGGAACAGTTTCCATTGGCCGACGGTTGGCAGGAGCGAGTATCCCTGCACCAGTTGGCACCACTGATCGTGCACGCCATCAAGTTTGGCCAGGCCTATACAGGCCCGACCGAAGAGGCGTTGAATCGTTATGTCTGA
- a CDS encoding histidine phosphatase family protein, whose product MRLHIVRHGQTHWNAVRRIQGQLESELNDNGKQQARDRGADIADLHLSAVYSSSSVRTRQTTALILGERNDFVTFRDDLREVRLGIWQGRMWADVEKAHPKLVEAHRVASPSFEVEGAENSYEVQKRGVRAIESIISAHTGAPDDANILIVSHGAIMKTILAHYSNVALGTLHTLPELPNCAHCIITVDRHLRSVEQIASTPFNETSWTQAAKQPSLTTVDMNNVPRA is encoded by the coding sequence ATGCGCTTACATATCGTTCGTCACGGTCAAACCCACTGGAATGCCGTACGGCGAATTCAAGGCCAACTGGAATCCGAGTTGAACGATAACGGCAAGCAGCAGGCCAGAGACCGTGGTGCTGACATCGCCGATTTACACCTGAGCGCGGTGTATTCGAGCAGCAGTGTCCGCACCCGTCAAACCACCGCACTCATCCTCGGGGAGCGGAACGACTTTGTAACCTTTCGGGACGATTTACGAGAAGTCCGGTTAGGAATCTGGCAGGGACGTATGTGGGCTGATGTAGAAAAGGCACACCCAAAGCTGGTCGAAGCACACCGGGTTGCCTCGCCCTCCTTCGAAGTGGAAGGCGCTGAGAACTCCTACGAGGTACAAAAGCGCGGCGTTCGAGCCATCGAGTCAATCATCAGTGCCCATACGGGCGCTCCAGACGATGCCAACATTCTGATCGTCAGTCACGGCGCCATCATGAAAACCATCCTTGCGCACTACTCCAATGTCGCACTGGGTACTCTGCACACCTTGCCCGAATTGCCCAACTGCGCGCACTGCATTATTACTGTTGATCGGCACTTGCGCTCGGTAGAACAGATAGCCAGCACCCCTTTTAATGAAACAAGCTGGACGCAGGCGGCTAAACAGCCCTCACTAACAACCGTTGACATGAACAACGTGCCACGCGCCTAA
- a CDS encoding CDGSH iron-sulfur domain-containing protein — translation MTDKSIRNYTGKHATIAWDKKLCIHAGDCIRADGDLFELGRKPWCSPDTSNNEDILDIVSRCPSGSLSVVFTDSDKAELAPIQNTITVVYDGPLQIKGELQIEGVAEDDSAGLMFRASLCRCGLSKNKPYCDNSHKQSGFNDDGAVNNPGTPLEENGGPLAITLRENGPLFISGNVRIVAASGTTEWQGTKTALCRCGHSKNKPFCDGTHRSEQWQAD, via the coding sequence ATGACTGACAAGAGCATCAGAAACTATACCGGCAAGCATGCCACCATTGCCTGGGACAAGAAGCTGTGTATCCACGCAGGTGATTGCATTCGTGCCGACGGAGATCTGTTTGAGCTAGGCCGCAAACCCTGGTGCAGCCCGGATACCAGTAATAATGAGGATATCCTCGATATTGTCAGCCGTTGTCCTTCAGGCTCATTGTCCGTCGTCTTCACAGATTCTGACAAGGCCGAACTGGCACCGATACAGAACACCATCACCGTCGTCTACGACGGTCCGTTACAAATCAAGGGCGAGCTACAGATAGAAGGCGTAGCAGAGGATGACTCGGCCGGCCTGATGTTTCGTGCCTCGCTGTGTCGCTGTGGGCTGAGCAAAAACAAACCGTACTGCGATAACAGCCACAAGCAATCAGGTTTCAATGATGACGGTGCGGTGAATAACCCGGGCACGCCACTGGAAGAGAACGGCGGTCCGCTGGCCATCACATTGCGCGAGAATGGCCCCCTGTTCATCAGCGGCAATGTGCGAATTGTTGCTGCCAGCGGTACCACTGAATGGCAAGGTACAAAGACAGCGCTATGCCGTTGTGGCCACAGCAAGAACAAACCCTTTTGCGACGGTACCCACCGAAGCGAACAATGGCAGGCAGATTAA
- a CDS encoding CaiB/BaiF CoA transferase family protein → MSNAPLNGIKVIELARILAGPWIGQTLSDLGADVIKVESPAGDDTRTWGPPWIDIDGEQSAAYFHACNRGKQSVVVDLKTEEGRKKVLDLLDGADVLIENFKVGGLEQYGLDAATLCKAFPSLIYCSVTGFGQTGPYASRAGYDFMIQGMSGIMELTGEPEGEPQKMGVAFADIFTGLYGVIAVQSALLQRQTTGRGQHVDLSLFDCMTGVLANQSMNYLASGQAPTRMGNRHPNIAPYQTFPVSDGHLIIAVGNDGQFRRLCKLLQLPELPDDELYSSNAARVTNRDSLEQLLVAKTSLWTRDDLLQALEKSVVPAGPINSVADVFADPQFIARGMKIEPDGIPGVRTPIRFSDSTLNLERRAPKLGEHDG, encoded by the coding sequence ATGAGCAATGCGCCTCTGAACGGGATAAAGGTTATCGAACTGGCCCGAATTCTGGCAGGTCCCTGGATCGGACAGACCTTGTCCGATCTGGGGGCAGATGTGATCAAGGTAGAGAGCCCGGCTGGGGACGATACCCGCACCTGGGGACCACCGTGGATCGATATTGATGGTGAACAAAGCGCGGCCTACTTCCATGCCTGCAATCGTGGCAAGCAGTCCGTCGTGGTTGATCTGAAAACCGAAGAGGGTCGCAAGAAAGTGCTCGACTTGCTGGACGGTGCCGATGTTCTGATCGAAAACTTCAAAGTGGGCGGACTAGAACAATACGGACTTGATGCCGCCACTTTATGCAAAGCCTTCCCCTCGCTTATCTATTGCTCAGTCACAGGCTTTGGACAAACCGGCCCTTACGCCAGCCGTGCCGGTTACGATTTCATGATTCAGGGCATGAGTGGCATCATGGAACTGACTGGTGAACCCGAAGGCGAACCGCAGAAAATGGGCGTCGCCTTTGCCGATATCTTTACCGGCCTGTATGGCGTGATTGCTGTCCAGTCTGCCCTACTGCAGCGCCAGACGACGGGGCGTGGTCAACATGTGGATCTGTCACTGTTCGATTGCATGACGGGAGTGCTTGCCAATCAGTCCATGAATTACCTGGCCAGCGGCCAAGCTCCCACCCGTATGGGCAATCGGCATCCGAACATTGCCCCCTATCAGACCTTCCCTGTCAGCGATGGGCACTTGATCATAGCGGTCGGTAATGATGGTCAGTTTCGACGTCTATGCAAGCTTCTGCAATTACCTGAACTGCCCGACGATGAGCTCTACTCCAGCAATGCCGCACGTGTGACAAACCGGGACTCTCTCGAACAACTGCTCGTGGCAAAAACATCACTCTGGACCCGCGATGATCTGCTGCAGGCGCTGGAGAAATCCGTGGTCCCTGCCGGCCCGATCAACAGCGTAGCCGACGTTTTCGCTGACCCTCAGTTCATCGCCCGAGGCATGAAAATCGAACCGGATGGCATTCCGGGTGTACGAACCCCAATCCGCTTCAGTGACAGCACCTTGAACCTGGAACGTCGCGCCCCGAAACTCGGGGAACACGACGGGTAA
- a CDS encoding GMC family oxidoreductase yields MAAPYDLNDDSVVVIIGTGAGGGTLANELAQKGIDVVALEAGARHLPADYLNDEWASFGQLAWTDMRTTSGDWRVAKDFPNLPAWIVKAVGGSTVHWAGASLRIQDHEFRAKTEYGDVPGANLLDWPVTLKELEPYYAKAEDKMGVTRTNDIPGLPGNNNFKVMKAGADKLGYKECHSGRMAINSQPRDDRGSCRQLGFCFQGCKMGAKWSTAYTEIPKGEATGKLEVREQAHVLKIEHDDKGKVSGVLYQDADGNQQLQKARVVCVAGNSIESPRILLNSSSSMFPDGLANSSGQVGKNYMRHMTGSVYGVFEEPVHMYRGTTMAGIISDEARLDPSRGFVGGFEMETLSLGVPFMAAFLNPGGWGREFTAAMDGYENMAGMWLVGEDMPQETNGITLSDAKDQFGMPVANVHFDDHPNDIAMRNYAYKKGMELYDSVGATQTYPTPPYPSTHNMGTNRMSADASLGVVNKFGQAHDIDNLFVSDGSQFTTGAAENPTLTIVSLAIRQADYIAEAMKSKMI; encoded by the coding sequence ATGGCAGCTCCCTATGATTTAAATGATGACAGTGTGGTTGTTATCATCGGCACCGGTGCAGGTGGCGGCACACTGGCAAATGAATTGGCCCAGAAGGGCATTGACGTTGTTGCTCTGGAAGCCGGTGCCAGACACCTGCCTGCCGACTACCTGAATGATGAATGGGCAAGCTTCGGGCAGCTTGCCTGGACAGACATGCGGACTACTTCGGGCGATTGGCGAGTCGCGAAGGATTTTCCCAACCTGCCAGCCTGGATCGTGAAAGCGGTCGGTGGTTCTACCGTACACTGGGCAGGTGCTTCTCTGCGTATTCAGGATCATGAATTTCGTGCCAAGACAGAATATGGCGATGTTCCCGGCGCCAATCTTCTTGACTGGCCTGTGACTCTGAAGGAGTTAGAGCCCTACTATGCCAAAGCTGAAGACAAGATGGGGGTCACGCGTACCAACGATATCCCCGGATTGCCGGGTAATAATAATTTCAAGGTCATGAAGGCTGGGGCAGACAAACTGGGTTACAAGGAGTGCCACTCAGGACGTATGGCTATCAATTCACAGCCACGTGATGATCGCGGTTCTTGTCGGCAGCTGGGGTTCTGTTTCCAGGGTTGTAAAATGGGGGCGAAGTGGTCAACTGCCTATACTGAAATTCCCAAGGGTGAGGCGACTGGCAAACTTGAAGTCCGTGAGCAGGCGCATGTGCTCAAAATAGAACACGATGACAAGGGTAAAGTCAGTGGTGTTCTGTATCAGGATGCCGATGGCAATCAACAGTTGCAGAAAGCACGGGTAGTCTGTGTCGCGGGCAATTCGATAGAGAGCCCGAGAATTCTGCTTAATTCTTCCTCCTCCATGTTTCCGGACGGTCTGGCTAACTCGTCGGGGCAGGTTGGTAAGAACTATATGCGTCACATGACCGGTTCGGTCTATGGCGTGTTTGAAGAGCCGGTACATATGTATCGTGGTACCACGATGGCCGGTATCATTTCCGATGAAGCCCGTCTGGACCCCAGTCGCGGGTTTGTCGGGGGCTTCGAGATGGAGACATTGTCACTGGGTGTGCCTTTCATGGCAGCTTTTCTGAATCCGGGCGGATGGGGACGGGAGTTCACCGCTGCCATGGATGGGTACGAGAATATGGCAGGCATGTGGCTCGTTGGTGAAGATATGCCGCAGGAAACCAACGGTATTACCTTGTCTGATGCAAAGGATCAGTTTGGTATGCCGGTAGCCAATGTCCATTTCGACGACCACCCCAACGACATTGCGATGCGCAACTATGCGTATAAGAAGGGGATGGAGCTGTATGACTCAGTGGGTGCAACTCAGACATATCCCACGCCACCGTATCCTTCCACTCATAACATGGGAACAAACCGCATGAGTGCAGATGCCTCGCTGGGTGTCGTCAACAAGTTCGGGCAAGCTCATGACATTGACAATCTGTTTGTCTCTGATGGTAGTCAGTTCACCACAGGAGCGGCCGAGAACCCGACGTTAACCATTGTCAGCCTGGCCATTCGTCAAGCTGACTATATTGCGGAGGCCATGAAGTCCAAAATGATCTGA
- a CDS encoding Twin-arginine translocation pathway signal: MVDISNIKTIEFVRNKAPVAGKMTRRQLLKRGVGIGAGLMVGNGFLAAGNAAWALETKTLSPEVMATLVQMARDIYPHDRFGDELYAIAVKGHEEKAEEDADYKAMIEAGIASLDEMAKANGHGSYVGTGWEIDRVAILKTMEQEGFFQTVRGGLVVSLYNQHEVWSILGYEGSSFEKGGYLERGFDDVNWL, encoded by the coding sequence ATGGTTGATATATCCAATATTAAAACTATTGAGTTTGTACGTAACAAAGCACCTGTTGCAGGAAAGATGACCCGCCGTCAGCTTTTGAAACGAGGGGTTGGAATTGGTGCTGGTTTGATGGTTGGTAACGGATTTCTTGCCGCTGGTAATGCCGCCTGGGCACTGGAAACAAAAACGTTATCGCCCGAAGTAATGGCAACGCTGGTGCAGATGGCGCGAGACATCTATCCTCACGACAGATTTGGTGATGAACTCTACGCGATAGCTGTAAAGGGGCATGAAGAAAAAGCCGAAGAAGATGCCGACTACAAGGCAATGATTGAGGCAGGCATCGCGAGTCTGGATGAAATGGCGAAGGCGAATGGGCATGGGTCTTATGTAGGTACCGGTTGGGAAATTGACCGGGTTGCCATTCTTAAAACAATGGAACAGGAAGGTTTTTTTCAAACTGTGAGGGGTGGGCTTGTAGTGAGTCTGTACAACCAACATGAGGTCTGGTCTATTTTGGGCTATGAGGGGTCTTCATTTGAAAAAGGTGGATACCTGGAACGTGGATTTGATGATGTTAACTGGCTTTGA
- a CDS encoding molecular chaperone GroEL, protein MAKLLLHGSDARRALAKGVAQLAASVEPTLGPKGLNAMVDRPIGTPIVTRDGVSIAGEIELSDRFENMGAQVVREVSMQTNEVAGDGTTTAMVLANALIQKGVNINDGKVRPVDLCKGIDIAVQLVVDELLQSARSCDEHPEYLTAVATVAATDPKLGAMVAEAYHRVGKEGVISADYSVTVNTTLDVVEGMSFERGYLSHHMVTNEEKMEAVLENPLILMTDHKILDPSHLAKAREIAQGEGRPLLIIAEEIAPSVVVSLMDDDGVGKYLIVHPPEYGHWRTAMMDDLAILTGGEVVARDLGKTIDNITLKQLGGAERVIASSSFTSIVRGNGDSAAIKARKAQVQRQHDASPPNINQDKLRERLSKLSGGMAVISVGGFTPVEQKRKIQLIEDSLCAVQAAAEDGVVAGGGTALAQIGHKLEEVSADNEGDVRTGIELLCSVLTRPLERIAFNAGADADAVKADVLASNSGRGYDASIGEYNDMFKAGIIDPVRVTTSALVNAASVATLILTTETLIADLAEGEADPTAGPALGGGAELLGRP, encoded by the coding sequence ATGGCAAAGCTACTTCTCCACGGCTCCGACGCACGGCGTGCTCTTGCAAAAGGGGTCGCACAACTGGCAGCGTCTGTCGAACCAACGCTTGGGCCCAAAGGACTCAATGCAATGGTAGACCGCCCGATAGGTACTCCCATTGTGACCCGTGACGGTGTCTCGATTGCTGGCGAGATTGAATTGTCAGACCGATTCGAGAACATGGGGGCACAAGTTGTCAGGGAAGTCTCTATGCAGACAAATGAGGTGGCTGGTGATGGCACGACGACGGCCATGGTATTGGCAAATGCACTGATTCAAAAAGGCGTGAACATCAATGACGGGAAAGTCAGGCCGGTAGATCTATGTAAAGGCATCGATATTGCCGTACAGCTTGTCGTTGACGAGCTTTTGCAGAGCGCGCGCAGCTGCGATGAGCACCCTGAGTATCTGACTGCTGTTGCTACCGTAGCTGCAACAGATCCAAAGCTGGGTGCCATGGTGGCGGAGGCCTATCATCGAGTGGGCAAGGAGGGGGTCATTAGTGCGGATTACTCGGTGACTGTCAACACCACGCTTGATGTCGTCGAGGGTATGTCGTTTGAACGAGGCTACCTTTCCCACCATATGGTGACCAATGAAGAGAAGATGGAAGCGGTGCTTGAGAACCCACTCATTCTCATGACGGATCACAAGATTCTTGATCCGAGCCATCTGGCCAAGGCACGGGAGATTGCCCAGGGCGAAGGTCGTCCGCTCTTGATCATTGCCGAAGAAATTGCACCCTCGGTAGTTGTCTCTTTAATGGACGATGATGGTGTCGGAAAATACTTGATTGTTCATCCACCAGAATACGGGCATTGGCGCACCGCCATGATGGATGATCTGGCCATCCTGACAGGGGGAGAGGTCGTGGCGCGTGATCTGGGCAAGACCATCGACAACATTACTTTGAAGCAACTGGGTGGTGCCGAAAGAGTCATCGCCAGCTCCTCGTTTACCAGTATTGTTCGTGGCAATGGCGACAGTGCTGCGATCAAGGCAAGAAAAGCGCAAGTCCAGCGTCAGCATGATGCTTCGCCTCCCAATATCAACCAGGACAAATTACGAGAGAGACTCTCCAAACTATCGGGTGGCATGGCGGTCATCAGTGTCGGTGGGTTCACGCCAGTAGAGCAGAAGCGCAAGATCCAATTGATCGAAGATTCGCTGTGTGCCGTGCAAGCAGCTGCGGAGGATGGCGTTGTTGCCGGTGGTGGTACTGCCCTGGCACAGATTGGTCATAAACTGGAAGAGGTAAGTGCAGACAATGAAGGCGATGTACGTACAGGGATAGAACTACTGTGTTCCGTGCTGACACGGCCATTGGAAAGAATCGCATTCAATGCCGGTGCCGATGCCGATGCGGTGAAAGCAGATGTTCTGGCGTCGAATTCAGGGCGAGGCTATGACGCATCCATTGGCGAATACAACGATATGTTCAAGGCCGGAATTATCGACCCTGTGAGAGTGACCACTAGTGCGCTGGTCAATGCGGCTTCTGTTGCAACACTTATCCTGACGACAGAGACGTTGATAGCTGATCTGGCTGAAGGCGAGGCTGATCCTACTGCAGGTCCGGCCCTTGGTGGTGGGGCTGAGCTTCTGGGGCGTCCCTGA